The following nucleotide sequence is from Flavobacterium sp. N1736.
AGACCAAACGGTTTCGGCAGAAGCTTTTGGAATTACACTTGAGCCTGCCGGAGGAAGTTTAACTCCAACAATGGAACAATTGTATACTTTAGGAAAAGTTTAAAACGCTTTATAATACAAAATTTAAAACGCATATTAATTTATTTTAATGTGCGTTTTTTTATTATTTTTAATTTAAAATGCTAACAATCAACCATTATACTATGAACGGAAATTTACTTTTAAGAATTGCAACAGCAATTATACTTCTCTCCCACTCTGTCTTTGGAATTTTCGATAACGGCATTAATGATTTTGGAAACTTATATCTTAACCAGATTGGTTTTGCTCCGTTTGGCGTTTTTCTGGCTTGGTCCGTAAAAATATCACACATCATTGCCGCTGTATTATTGCTTGTAAATAAGTATGTTAAACCGGCTGGTTTTGTCACTATTTTTATTTTAATAATGGGAATTATCCTGGTTCATTTTCAGGAAGGATGGTTTGTTGTAGGCGGCGGAAGAAACGGTGCAGAATATAACGTTTTGCTGATTTTTGTTTTATTGGCTATTATGTATCCAAACGGTTTTAAAAATCAGAAACATAATAGGGAAACTCCCTAAATAATCACTACTGACAAATTAGAGTTTTAGCATAAAAAAAAGGTTCAACTTATTGTTGAACCTTTTTTATGAATTAGAAATTTACTTTTTACTTTTATAATGTTTGCGGTAACTTGGATATGTAATGGCACCTATTACGCTAATTGTTCCCATACAATAATAAATCCAGTTTAGTGAATGTGCTTCTCCGCTTGCATAAGAATGAAGCCCGACTAAGTGGAAATTTACTCCGTAATAAGTGAATAAAATCGAAATAAAAGCAAACATACTCATTAAGTTAAAGAACCATTTTCCGCGTAACGAAGGCACAAAACGTGAATGAATTACAAATGCATACACCATAATGGATATTAATGCCCAGGTTTCTTTTGGATCCCATCCCCAGTAGCGTCCCCAACTTTCGTTTGCCCATTGTCCGCCAAGGAAATTTCCTATCGTTAACATGATCAAACCAATTGTTAATGCCATTTCGTTTATATACGTGATCTCTTTTATATTTAACGCCATCTTAGTTTTGTTTTTCTCATTTGTAAAGAAAATCAATATAAGAGCCACAAAACCCAGAATCATTCCAAGAGCAAAAGGACCGTAACTTGCTACGATAACTGCTACGTGAATCATTAACCAATATGAATTAAGAACCGGTTGTAAATTTGCAATTTCCGGATCGATCCAGTTCATGTATGCCGCCATTAATATCATTGCCGTTACAAAGGCTGATGAAGCTACGGTTAATTTAGATTTTCTGTCAAAAGCTAAACCAAAGAACATCGTTGCCCACGCCACATATACAATAGATTCGTAAGCGTTACTCCACGGTGCATGACCGGAAATATACCAACGTCCAATTAATCCTAATGTATGCAGCGCAAATAAAAGACCAATTATAATATGAAAACCATTTACTGTTATGCGAAGCCATTTTTTCTCAAAAAAGATATTTACGATTGTAAAAATCAACATTAAGATTGATGCTGTAATATACCAATAAGGTAAAACTTTGAAAACATCGTATTTATTATAAGCAATTTCAGCGTCAATTTTTTGCTCGCTTGGACGTACTTTTGCGCCAAATTTCTTTTGAAAACCATTAATACTTTCTACCAATTGATCGGCTGTATTAAAGTTTTTTGAAATAGAAGCGTTATTTAAAGCGCTAAAATATAGGGGAAGAATTTGTCGTACGTATGTAGAATCCATTCCTTTAAGACCGGCACTTTGGCGTTCTAAATAAGAAACCCATTTGTTGTTTGGATCATTCGGAATTGGGAAAATTTTCAAAATGCTTCCGCTTAAAGCAGATTCCATTAAGTTTACTTTTTTATCTGTTTCGATAAAATCTTTCTCAAATTGATTTGGATTTGCAGCTTTGTACGCAGCATCTAAATAAGGTGAAAGTTTATAATTTCCGTTTGCATCAAAGAAATTTACAAAAGGAGCAAATCCTGCCTCTTTGTCAATACCAATAATTTTACGAATACTATCGTTTCCTGATTTGATATAAATAATCGGAATTTGTATCCAAACCTGAGCATATTGCGTCATTGACAAAAATACCTGATCAGAATTCATTCCGTTATAAGTATCCTTATGACTTACTTTTCTCAATAATTCAGAAGAAAAAGTATTAATAGGTTTCATTCTTCCGCCTGCATCCTGAATAATCAAACGTCCAAATTTTGCCGCATGTGCTTCCGGAGCTTTGTAAATGGTCAATAACGAATCTAATTGTCTCTGACTTGGCGGCGCTGTAACGTGATTGGCATGATCATTAGGATCTTCGTTATGTGAATGATTATGTTCGTGAACGTGAGGTGCCTGCGCAAAACCATTTAAGCTAAATAATAGAATGAAAATGGTAATTAATTTTTCTTTTTTCTTTTTCACAACTTCCAGTTTACGTTTCAAATCAGCAAAACGAGAATGTTTGGTAAACATAATTGCCATTAAACCAAAGAAAAGCATAAAATATCCTAGATAAGTAATTGAAGTTCCCCAAAAATCGTGGTTTACAGAAAGTACGGTTCCTTTTTCGTCAGGATCAAATGAAGATTGAAAAAATCTATATCCTTTATGGTCTAAAACGTGATTCATATAAATATCTGCATCAAATGTTTCTGCAGAATCCTGAACGGTTACTTTACTTTCAAAAGCAGAATAACTTTTCTCTGTTCCCGGATATTTTGTAGCAATAAAGTCGTTTAATTTTATTTTAAAAGGCAAAACATACGCTTTACTTCCGTAGAATAAACTATACTCTATTTTCCCGATTTTTACGGTTTGAGGCTCGCCTACGCTTCCTTTAGAACCAAGAAGTCTTACTTCTTTTTCTTGTCCGTCAGCTTTTAAAGTTACAATTAACGCATCAGTATGAGATTTCGCTTTAAAATCCTTATTCGATTCATAATCAACGATTCCTTTTATGGCAGGATCCGGAAAAACAATTCGAATATCTCCAATACTATATAAAGAACGCATCATTAAAGGCTGTACATTATCTTTTGTAACGTCTCCTTCTAATTTATCTGCCATTCGCATAAAACGTCCTTCAAAAGGAGTTTGAATGGTATATTTTTCGCCTTTTGTATTAATATTTATGGCACCATCTGTAGGTTTATTTAAAGCAAATAAAACATTGTGAATGTTTTGAACTTCACCTTCTTTCAGGAAATGTTCTTCACGTCCTCCTGCTCCCGCTTCAACCAATTTCAGGTATAAAGTTCCGTTTGCATCCGGTTTTATGGTTTCCTTAGCTCCCATGATATAATTTTTGTAACTCACTTCAAAAGGAGTTTCGTCAAATTTTCCTGAAACACTAAAATCGTTATTGGTAACCGGCGATAATAAAAGGTTTTTCTCGAAAACTCTGCGTTTCATTTCGCCTTTATATTCTCCGTCGGCAAGAATAGTAATGAATGTTTTATCAGAATAAATTTGGTTTTCGGCAGCGCCTTCACGAATTGGCATCATACCTTCGTAGCTGATATATCGTGTAATAAAAGCTCCTAAAAGAATAAAAATAAAGGCAATATGAAGTAAAAAAGTTGCCCACTTTTCTTTTTTTAATAATTGATAACGTTTGATGTTTCCGAAGAAATTAATCATGAAAAAGACCATTATAGCCTCGAACCACCAGGTATTGTAAACTAAAATTCGGGCTGTATCAGTATTGTATTTACTTTCGATAAAAGTTCCAACACCCATTGCGATTGCAAATGTTAAAAAAAGAACGGCCATTAATCGTGTAGAAAACAAAAAAGAGAATATTTTTTTATCCATTTCTGAGGAATTACATTGTATAAAAGTGCCACAAAAGTACTTAAAAATGTTGAGTTCCAATATTTGGTATTTGTTAATTAAAACCAAAAAAAAATCTTAAAATTATATATCTAATTCATAACATTCTCTCTCGATACCGTTTTAATAAGAAGAACATTTCTTTTTTAAATCTAATTATTTTTTATAGATTTGTGTAATCGATTACATTTTTAATTTATATTTTATAATAGTCATTTATTTTACTATTAATAAAAAATCGTGTTTCAAAATAAGAATTACAACTATTAATAACCACACTCATATAATTTAAAATGAAAACTAAACCAATCAACTTATTGTGCTTTATTGCCCTGTTTTTAGCAACTTGTTTCACCGAAAACATGCAGGCTCAAAAATCAAAATCTACTGAAACTTATGCCGGAATTGAATTTAAAATGAACAAAGTTCAGGAACCAAAAATTCCAAATAATTCAGTAAACATAAAAGATTTTGGTGCTGTAAATGGCGGTTATATTTTAAATACAAAGGCTTTCGCCGATGCCATAGATGCCGTATCAAAAAAAGGCGGTGGAAAAGTAATTATTCCGCCGGGAATCTGGCTTACCGGACCAATTATCTTAAAAAGCAATATCGAATTACATGCAGAAACAGGCGCATTAATCAAGTTTTCGCCTGATAAAAGTCTTTATCCTATTATAGAAACCAGTTTTGAAGGTTTAAATACATGGCGTTGCATCTCTCCTATTTACGGTAAAAATCTGGAAAATATTGCTTTTACCGGAAATGGTGTTTGGGATGGTTCCGGAGAGGTTTGGAGACAAGTTAAAAAAAGTAAACTAACGGAAAGTCAATGGAAAAAATTTGTTGCTTCGGGTGGTGTTTTAAATGAAAAAAAAGACAGTTGGTATCCATCTGAAACTTTTATGAAAGCTGCTGTTGGAGCAGATCAAAATGTGCGACTTGATTTAAAAACCAAGGAAGAATTTGAAGCCATTCATGATTTTCTTCGTCCGGTTATGGTTAGTATTCAAAATAGTAAAAGAGTACTTTTTGACGGTCCTGTTTTTCAAAATTCTCCGGCGTGGAATATTCATCCTTTAATGGTTGAAGATTTAATTGTTCGAAATGTAACAGTTCGAAATCCCTGGTTTTCTCAAAACGGTGACGGTCTTGATGTCGAATCGTGCAAAAATGTATTGATCGAAAACTCTAGTTTTGATGTTGGTGATGATGCGATTTGTATTAAATCAGGAAAGGATAAAGATGGTCGTAATCGCGGTATTCCCTGCGAAAATATTATCGTAAGAAATAATATTGTTTATCACGGGCACGGCGGCGTAACGGTAGGAAGTGAGATGTCCGGAGGTGTAAAAAACCTGCACGTTTCAAATTGTACTTTTATGGGAACTGATGTTGGATTACGTTTTAAAAGTAATCGCGGACGTGGCGGAATTGTTGAGAATATCTTTATTTCTGATATATATATGACGGATATTCCGTCGCAGGCTATTTCATTTGATTTGTATTATGGAGGAAAATCTATTGCAGAAACTTTGGCAGAAGGCGGAAATAAAATAAATACAAAAGTGGTTCCGGTAAACGAGGAAACGCCTCAATTCAAGAATATTTTGATCAAAAACATTACAATTGCCGGAGCATATCAAGCTGTATTTTTACAAGGTTTGCCTGAAATGAATCTTCAAAACATTGAAATTTCTAATTTAACTGCAAAAGCCGAAAAAGGTTTTTCGATTATCGACGCAAGCGGAATCAAAATTACAAATGCTAAATTAGACATCGAAAGTCCAACCGTATTTGAGATTTATAACGGAAAGAATATGTCTTTAAAAAATGTAGAGTTTAACTCGACTTCTCCAAAAGCCGTTACAATTGATGGCGCTGCAAGTGAGAAAATAGAATTGATCTCTTCAAAGAATTCAGATTATTCTAAAACAACTACAATTAGCGAAACTGTTTCTAAAGGAGCAGTGAAACTTTAATAGAAGAAAAATTAAGAAAAACCCAGCTTGTTTAAATACTAATCAAGCTGGGTTTTATTCTTGAGATTATTTAGATAATATACTTTTTTTCAAAGCCATTATTTCTTCATTTTGCTTCTTATTTTCTTCCATCAAACCTTGAATATTCTTGTTTTGATCAATTACATAAAGAGTCAATTCTTCAATTTTTTGTAAAAGTTTTGCATTCATTTCTCCTAAATTAATGCCATTTTTAAATACTTCTTCCTCGCTTGGAATATTTTCTAAATGCCCTTTCTCATTAATATGCTTTTCAACTTCTGCAAGTGTTGGCAAATTATATTCTTTTTTAAACACAAAATCAGACCAGCCAATCATATCAACTTTAACTTCTTTTGAATGGATTGTACCATTAACATCTAGCTTATTTTTTGGATTTGATGTACCAATACCTACATTGCCAATACCACTAATTTGCATTTGTTCACTCCAAAAATCACCTACTGCACCTCTTGTAGCAAAAACCATTGCTACAGATGGTCTTGAACTTGTCGAGTTATCCTCTGTTCTCATAGCTACGAAACCTGCGCCTTTAAAATTTGAAGTTGTATTTGGTAATGCCCATGTTATAGTTCCTATAGAACTACCAGGAATATTTGCTCCCGAAGATAAAATAATATGAGACTGAGAGTGTATGCTTGTATTTGGATTACTTATTTCTAAAAACTTATTGTTTCCTCCATGTTCATAAGAAGACGGATTTGATGTCCCAATACCTACATTGCCATTTTCATTTGTCATTAATAGTTGTTTCCATCCTCCCCATTGTGCATCAGTTGGAAATGCATTTCTATAAAAAATCCCCCCATTATTAAAATTTAGCTGATGATTCTTATCTCCTGTGTTATCATGATCAACCCAAGGTGAGAAAGTTAAATTTGTCGACCAATATCCTTCACCAGGAACTCCAATAACATTTCTTTGTTTAAAATCAGCCCTAACACTATATGAAGCAAAATTTGGTAAATCATTTATTCCCCTCGTATCATTTATTGATAAAGAAGTCGCTGTTTGCGCATCAATATTGTTGATAGAAATGCACATAATAAATAGTGGTAATAATATTTTTTTCATAATTATTTATTCTCAATTTTTTCTAATCTTTTTTTCATCTCTAAATTCTCCTTTTTTATTTCAATCATATAAAGAGTCAATTCTTCAATTTTTTGTAAAAGTTTTGAATTCATTTCTCCTAAATTAATGCCATTTTTAAGTACTTCTTCTTCACTTGGAATATTTTCGAGATGTCCTTTTTCATTGATGTGCTTTTCAACTTCTGCAAGTGTTGGCAAATTATATTCTTTTTTAAAGACAAAATCAGACCAGTTTTCCATATCAACTTTTACTTCCTGAGAATGTATTGTACCTTTTACATCTAATTTATTTTTGGGATTTGTTGTGCCTATGCCAACGTTACCATTGTAATTCCAAGTCATTGCATGTTGATCAGGTATC
It contains:
- a CDS encoding DoxX family protein, which gives rise to MLTINHYTMNGNLLLRIATAIILLSHSVFGIFDNGINDFGNLYLNQIGFAPFGVFLAWSVKISHIIAAVLLLVNKYVKPAGFVTIFILIMGIILVHFQEGWFVVGGGRNGAEYNVLLIFVLLAIMYPNGFKNQKHNRETP
- the ccsA gene encoding cytochrome c biogenesis protein CcsA, which produces MDKKIFSFLFSTRLMAVLFLTFAIAMGVGTFIESKYNTDTARILVYNTWWFEAIMVFFMINFFGNIKRYQLLKKEKWATFLLHIAFIFILLGAFITRYISYEGMMPIREGAAENQIYSDKTFITILADGEYKGEMKRRVFEKNLLLSPVTNNDFSVSGKFDETPFEVSYKNYIMGAKETIKPDANGTLYLKLVEAGAGGREEHFLKEGEVQNIHNVLFALNKPTDGAININTKGEKYTIQTPFEGRFMRMADKLEGDVTKDNVQPLMMRSLYSIGDIRIVFPDPAIKGIVDYESNKDFKAKSHTDALIVTLKADGQEKEVRLLGSKGSVGEPQTVKIGKIEYSLFYGSKAYVLPFKIKLNDFIATKYPGTEKSYSAFESKVTVQDSAETFDADIYMNHVLDHKGYRFFQSSFDPDEKGTVLSVNHDFWGTSITYLGYFMLFFGLMAIMFTKHSRFADLKRKLEVVKKKKEKLITIFILLFSLNGFAQAPHVHEHNHSHNEDPNDHANHVTAPPSQRQLDSLLTIYKAPEAHAAKFGRLIIQDAGGRMKPINTFSSELLRKVSHKDTYNGMNSDQVFLSMTQYAQVWIQIPIIYIKSGNDSIRKIIGIDKEAGFAPFVNFFDANGNYKLSPYLDAAYKAANPNQFEKDFIETDKKVNLMESALSGSILKIFPIPNDPNNKWVSYLERQSAGLKGMDSTYVRQILPLYFSALNNASISKNFNTADQLVESINGFQKKFGAKVRPSEQKIDAEIAYNKYDVFKVLPYWYITASILMLIFTIVNIFFEKKWLRITVNGFHIIIGLLFALHTLGLIGRWYISGHAPWSNAYESIVYVAWATMFFGLAFDRKSKLTVASSAFVTAMILMAAYMNWIDPEIANLQPVLNSYWLMIHVAVIVASYGPFALGMILGFVALILIFFTNEKNKTKMALNIKEITYINEMALTIGLIMLTIGNFLGGQWANESWGRYWGWDPKETWALISIMVYAFVIHSRFVPSLRGKWFFNLMSMFAFISILFTYYGVNFHLVGLHSYASGEAHSLNWIYYCMGTISVIGAITYPSYRKHYKSKK
- a CDS encoding glycoside hydrolase family 28 protein, producing the protein MKTKPINLLCFIALFLATCFTENMQAQKSKSTETYAGIEFKMNKVQEPKIPNNSVNIKDFGAVNGGYILNTKAFADAIDAVSKKGGGKVIIPPGIWLTGPIILKSNIELHAETGALIKFSPDKSLYPIIETSFEGLNTWRCISPIYGKNLENIAFTGNGVWDGSGEVWRQVKKSKLTESQWKKFVASGGVLNEKKDSWYPSETFMKAAVGADQNVRLDLKTKEEFEAIHDFLRPVMVSIQNSKRVLFDGPVFQNSPAWNIHPLMVEDLIVRNVTVRNPWFSQNGDGLDVESCKNVLIENSSFDVGDDAICIKSGKDKDGRNRGIPCENIIVRNNIVYHGHGGVTVGSEMSGGVKNLHVSNCTFMGTDVGLRFKSNRGRGGIVENIFISDIYMTDIPSQAISFDLYYGGKSIAETLAEGGNKINTKVVPVNEETPQFKNILIKNITIAGAYQAVFLQGLPEMNLQNIEISNLTAKAEKGFSIIDASGIKITNAKLDIESPTVFEIYNGKNMSLKNVEFNSTSPKAVTIDGAASEKIELISSKNSDYSKTTTISETVSKGAVKL
- a CDS encoding cell wall anchor protein, translated to MKKILLPLFIMCISINNIDAQTATSLSINDTRGINDLPNFASYSVRADFKQRNVIGVPGEGYWSTNLTFSPWVDHDNTGDKNHQLNFNNGGIFYRNAFPTDAQWGGWKQLLMTNENGNVGIGTSNPSSYEHGGNNKFLEISNPNTSIHSQSHIILSSGANIPGSSIGTITWALPNTTSNFKGAGFVAMRTEDNSTSSRPSVAMVFATRGAVGDFWSEQMQISGIGNVGIGTSNPKNKLDVNGTIHSKEVKVDMIGWSDFVFKKEYNLPTLAEVEKHINEKGHLENIPSEEEVFKNGINLGEMNAKLLQKIEELTLYVIDQNKNIQGLMEENKKQNEEIMALKKSILSK